Proteins encoded in a region of the Magallana gigas chromosome 8, xbMagGiga1.1, whole genome shotgun sequence genome:
- the LOC105344887 gene encoding ATPase PAAT yields MAGIDYCTVLPSWDFDKDPAVVVEYYFGQEPSSQTDDNNAESGPQFCQDLNPKNCLTLTRVEGEEEACTVTLTCKPQYHVSICGLHVYSQAGLMEIYDASEGYLKTVRGQRVRMMGDDEGGEETEVVFRCRSSLDTCYGLTIKFPRLQGTSTFKLYKVVFILHPEPEDEYSRNGGEIGQINMSKVRSYVTSLGDNLPEGARGLMQSMEEYQQNQRSSMSGLSNLLGQRPMSAGSPLGMMGLMSMFSQMGVKSSQLPNRPSHSQSNPSNLSQGATGNRPSSSNSEEAADVFSLLHNICDKVSGMREDEKRKAKESDEARREENGTAVEQPNLDNTQMNSNNGNSVEEISSEDIDISVRPPNILDTKLDALEQRLLNHIDLKISEMETRINSKLDNILHQLSRKSTTETES; encoded by the exons CTCACAGACTGATGACAACAATGCAGAGTCAGGCCCCCAGTTCTGTCAGGACCTGAACCCCAAAAACTGTCTCACGCTGACCAGGGTGGAGGGTGAGGAGGAGGCATGTACCGTAACCTTGACCTGTAAACCTCAGTACCATGTCAGCATATGTGGCCTGCATGTGTACAGTCAAGCTGGCCTGATGGAAATCTACGATGCCAGTGAGGGGTATCTGAAGACGGTCCGGGGGCAGAGAGTGAGGATGATGGGTGACGATGAAGGGGGAGAGGAGACGGAAGTGGTGTTTAGATGTAGGTCATCGCTGGACACCTGTTATGGACTGACCATAAAG ttTCCAAGGCTACAGGGAACAAGTACCTTCAAGCTTTACAAAGTTGTCTTCATACTCCACCCAGAACCTGAGGATGAATACAGTAGAAATGGAGGTGAAATAGGTcaaataaatatgtcaaaggTCAGAAGTTATGTCACAAGTCTTGGAGACAACCTCCCAGAGGGAGCCAGGGGGCTGATGCAGTCAATGGAAGAGTACCagcag AATCAAAGATCCTCAATGTCAGGGTTGTCCAATCTTCTTGGCCAGCGACCGATGTCCGCAGGGTCACCACTTGGAATGATGGGATTAATGTCCATGTTCTCTCAGATGGGAGTCAAGTCGAGTCAGTTACCGAATCGGCCTTCACACAGCCAATCAAATCCCAGCAATTTGTCCCAGGGAGCAACAGGAAATCGTCCAAGTAGTTCAAACAGCGAAGAAGCTGCAGATGTGTTTTCATTGTTACATAACATTTGTGACAAAGTTTCAGGAATGAGGGAGGATGAGAAAAGAAAAGCCAAAGAGAGTGATGAAGCCAGAAGGGAGGAGAATGGAACAGCAGTTGAACAACCTAATTTGGACAATACTCAGATGAACAGTAATAATGGAAATTCTGTGGAAGAAATAAG cagtGAGGACATTGATATTTCTGTTAGACCTCCAAACATTCTGGACACTAAGTTAGACGCTCTAGAGCAGAGACTCTTAAATCACATAGACCTAAAGATAAGTGAAATGGAAACACGAATCAATTCCAAACTTGACAATATCCTTCACCAGCTCTCAAGAAAGTCTACGACAGAAACAGAGTCCTGA
- the LOC105332460 gene encoding uncharacterized protein: MYTNGVNKEMDDIEADGLIPHVQSKSFTVNGDGDNDVEFSETDSSAAPGNNVRILYQRLRTQDSIQLDDSPFVSEIFVKHADEDSDKGDALGGFLCTGSRSDGTFLHAFCSLQPDGILAKDFSVKDKDILVSLNGKKTLGSFEYDHEVVLALFRTLPMTEKISMVIYNRKSETFTTIEFLLEGTKEEVIVKENSVKLMTMQPKVKVLMAQKDSTSLAVRNEELTLRQSASVMSDCTYHFIVRKWLDGGYYLKYSFQVQKNKSKFLGLNGTQLDIVNDTDVASIKTFRKEKIKRDVYLRPCGRDDLYLCFNQTRKLFELKTREHVHALKEEGCGMFMINTFCPP, encoded by the exons atgTATACCAATGGAGTTAACAAAGAAATGGATGATATTGAAGCGGATGGCTTGATTCCCCATGTTCAATCCAAATCATTCACTGTG aaTGGAGATGGGGATAATGATGTAGAGTTTTCTGAGACGGATAGTTCAGCAGCCCCCGGAAACAATGTGAGAATTCTTTACCAAAGATTAAGAACTCAAGACAGTATACAG CTGGATGACAGTCCTTTTGTGTCAGAAATTTTTGTGAAACACGCTGATGAAGACAGCGATAAGGGCGATGCTCTTGGAGGATTCCTTTGTACGGGTTCACGGAGTGACGGAACCTTTCTTCACGCATTCTGCAGCCTGCAACCAGACGGAATCTTAGCAAAAGACTTTTCTGTCAA AGATAAAGACATTTTAGTGAGTTTAAACGGAAAGAAGACTTTGGGATCATTCGAGTATGATCATGAGGTTGTTTTGGCGCTCTTTCGAACATTACCAATGACAGAGAAAATATCCatg GTGATATACAACAGAAAATCAGAAACATTCACAACTATTGAATTTCTACTGGAAGGAACCAAAGAAG AGGTCATTGTTAAGGAGAATTCTGTGAAGCTAATGACTATGCAACCAAAAGTGAAAGTACTGATGGCACAAAAAGACTCGACATCTTTGGCTGTTCGAAATGAAGAATTAACCCTCCGTCAATCTGCAAGCGTCATGTCGGACTGTACAT aCCATTTCATTGTGAGAAAATGGTTGGACGGTGGTTATTATCTAAAGTACAGTTTTCAAGTGCAGAAAAACAAATCCAAATTTCTGGGCCTTAATGGGACCCAACTGGACATAGTC aacGATACCGACGTGGCCAGCATTAAAACATTTCGTAAAGAGAAAATAAAGAGAGATGTTTACCTGAGACCATGCGGGAGAGACG atTTGTATCTTTGTTTTAACCAAACCAGAAAACTATTCGAGCTGAAGACACGAGAACATGTACATGCTCTCAAGGAAGAAGGGTGTGGAATGTTTATGATCAATACATTTTGCCCACCATGA